Proteins from one Listeria innocua genomic window:
- a CDS encoding GNAT family N-acetyltransferase, whose translation MIRQAKKSDAPKIAPLLLVIWKDMELPILEVETEEAITNALIEAIQTEDYRYSYRHLHVFEKDGDIAGVLAGYPGKIEPEIDHAWNEIAKKHGITYDAPIFVDKETFPGEWYLDSIVTNEKYRGHGVGTALLAKLTEIAANDGEKVVGLNCDKGNPHAKRLYERLGFHVTGEIKLSGHDYEHMQK comes from the coding sequence TTGATTCGACAAGCTAAAAAATCAGACGCGCCAAAAATTGCGCCACTTTTACTCGTAATATGGAAAGATATGGAGTTACCAATTTTAGAAGTAGAAACGGAAGAAGCAATTACAAATGCATTAATTGAAGCGATTCAAACCGAGGATTATCGTTATAGTTATCGACATCTTCATGTGTTTGAAAAAGATGGAGATATTGCCGGAGTTTTAGCAGGCTATCCTGGGAAAATTGAACCGGAAATCGACCATGCGTGGAACGAGATTGCGAAAAAACACGGAATTACTTACGATGCGCCGATTTTTGTGGATAAAGAAACATTTCCAGGTGAATGGTATTTAGATTCAATCGTAACAAATGAAAAATACCGCGGTCACGGCGTTGGAACAGCTTTACTTGCTAAATTAACAGAAATTGCTGCAAACGATGGCGAAAAAGTAGTCGGTTTAAATTGTGATAAAGGAAATCCACATGCGAAACGGTTGTATGAACGCTTAGGTTTTCATGTAACTGGGGAAATTAAACTGAGCGGCCACGACTATGAACATATGCAAAAATAA